In Leuconostoc kimchii IMSNU 11154, one genomic interval encodes:
- a CDS encoding ComF family protein yields MTCRLCQAFFDDHVSLLQTFGFIKWSNRKMCHACEATFSLIKTGCIGCGRSQDTKQLCYDCQRWQNQGKQLLNHQALYQYNDAMRQFMQRYKFNGDYVLREIFNHELIQKAHTIVADIVVPIPVSSHTMSTRGFNQTTGLISGIKYQPILQVRATQKTHQSQFNRQERLTREQPFTVKEHVSLHGKQILLIDDVYTTGNTLFHAADLLYELGAKNVKSLSLAR; encoded by the coding sequence ATGACTTGTCGTTTATGTCAAGCATTTTTTGATGATCATGTATCATTATTGCAAACATTTGGATTTATAAAATGGTCGAACAGAAAAATGTGCCATGCTTGTGAAGCAACATTTTCATTAATTAAAACAGGGTGTATAGGTTGTGGTCGTAGCCAAGATACGAAACAATTATGTTATGATTGCCAGCGCTGGCAAAATCAAGGGAAACAACTGCTCAATCATCAAGCGCTCTATCAATACAATGATGCGATGCGTCAGTTTATGCAGCGGTATAAATTCAATGGTGATTACGTTTTGCGTGAGATTTTTAATCATGAGTTAATCCAAAAAGCACATACTATAGTTGCTGATATAGTTGTACCTATTCCAGTAAGCAGCCATACGATGTCTACGCGAGGATTTAACCAAACTACTGGTTTAATATCAGGAATTAAGTATCAACCAATCCTGCAAGTCAGGGCAACACAAAAGACGCATCAATCTCAATTTAATCGACAAGAACGTTTGACACGAGAGCAGCCTTTTACTGTTAAAGAACACGTATCGCTGCATGGTAAACAAATATTATTGATTGACGATGTTTATACGACAGGAAATACTTTATTTCATGCCGCCGATTTATTATACGAACTAGGTGCTAAAAATGTGAAAAGTTTATCTTTGGCTCGATAA